AACAGTTTATTTAAATCAAAAAGGACGTGTAGTTGAAATTCCCCGCTCCCTAATTACTAGGGTGCAGCTAGATGAGCGCCGGTAGTGGATTTTAGGTTTTAGATTTTAGATTTTGGATTTTCGTGAGGTAGCCCCCATCTTGGTGGTAAGGCAGTCCGGTCTTGGGGTCTCCCCAAGTAGAGGAACTGCCGAAGCGCGTTAGCGTTAGCGACGGAAAGCGTAGCGTCTCCCCTTGGGAGAAGGAGCGTCACCCGTAAGGGTTTCCAACGATGGAGGACTGCTGATCCCGAAGGGATTTTGGACTAGTGACGGTAGACAGGATGCCTGTTCTACTTAGCTGATAGTCAGGAACAGTAATGAGTAATTGGAATCCAAGCCACAATTATCATTACTAATTACAAAATCCTAATCTTTTAATCTAAAATCCAAAATTTAAAATCCAAAATTGTATTGGGCGCTGACATAAAATTTAAGGAGAATGCTTATGTCAATGGTGACTTTACCAGGTTTAAAAGAATTAATTGAAAGTATAAGCCGTGAGCGGAATTTACCTCGTTTAGCAGTTCAATCAGCTATTAGAGAAGCACTACTTAAAGGTTACGAAAGATATCGTCGCGCTCAAAACATGGAGCGAAAACAGTTTGATGAAGATTATTTTGATAATTTTGAAGTAGAACTCGATATTGATGGAGAAGGGTTTCGTGTTCTTTCCACGAAAACTATCGTTGAACAAGTCAGCAACACCGACCATCAGATTTCCTTAGATGAAGTACAACAAGTCGCTCCTGAAGCGCAGTTGGGAGACTCTGTGGTCTTGGATGTCACTCCCGATCAAGGAGAATTTGGTCGCATGGCAGCGATGCAAACCAAGCAAGTTCTGGCACAAAAACTTCGAGACCAACAACGCCAAATGGTGCAAGAAGAGTTCCAAGACTTGGAAAGTACCGTACTGCAAGCTAGAGTCCTGCGGTTTGAAAGACAATCAGTAATTTTGGCAGTTACCAGCGGCTTTGGTCAGCCAGAAGTTGAAGCTGAATTACCAAAAAGGGAACAATTGCCCAATGATAATTATCGGGCAAATGCCACATTCAAGGTATATCTCAAAAAAGTTTCCCAAGGTCAGCAACGAGGGCCACAGTTGTTAGTATCCCGCGCTGATGCTGGATTGGTAGTTTACTTATTTGCTAACGAAGTACCAGAAATCGAAGATGAAGTCGTGCGGATTGTCGCAGTAGCACGAGAAGCCAATCCCCCTTCTCGTTATGTCGGCCCCAGGACTAAAATTGCTGTAGATACCCTTGAGCGCGATGTAGACCCAGTTGGTGCTTGTATTGGTGCTAGGGGATCACGAATTCAAGTAGTAGTCAACGAATTACGCGGTGAAAAAATAGATGTGATTCGCTGGTCGCCAGACCCAGCAACATATATTGCCAATGCTTTGAGTCCAGCACGGGTAGATGAAGTGCGCCTCATGGATCCTGAAACCCGACAAACTCATGTACTAGTAGCAGAAGACCAACTGAGTTTAGCTATTGGTAAAGAAGGACAAAATGTTCGTTTGGCAGCCAGACTCACTGGTTGGAAAATAGACATTAAAGACAAAGCTAAATATGATTATGCAGGAGAAGATGCCAAATTTACTGCTGCACGCGCCAAATATCAACTAGAGCTGGAGGAAGAAGAATTCGAGGAAGATGACCTGGAGGAAGATGACATTGAACTAGAAGATGAAGATGACAATTCTGAAGAACTAGAGGATGATTCTTTAGACGGTAGCGAGGAAGAATAATTAATTAGCCCTGTTGAGTTCTGATACCATAAATAACAATACTAGTCTTAATGATTACTTAGAATAAAGCAACTTGGTATAAGTAAAAGTGGCCTTGCTAACTTTAAATTTCATAGCCAAAATGCTAACCTGAGGTCATCATAGACCAATGAAACCGAATTATCGGCGTTGTATTAGTTGCCGCAGAGTAAGCTTGAAACAAGACTTTTGGCGGATTGTCCGCGTCTTTCCATCGGGAAATGTACAATTAGATCAGGGCATGGGGCGTTCAGCCTACATATGTCCACAGCTGAGTTGCCTACAAGCGGCTCAGAAAAAAAATCGGCTAGGGCGATCGCTACATGCAGCAGTGCCAGAAACACTGTATCAGACATTGTGGCAACGTCTAGCCCCAAGCAATCCCCAAAATAAAATTTAAGGTGAACAGCTTTGCGGTGGTAATCCCCAGAGTATTTGTGCTAAAAGCCGAATAGTCTGGCTATAATTGCACCCTCTGCAATTGTCGGAGTTAGTGCCAAAATAGTAAATGGGTGTAGTTAGCGAACGCCTCTAGGACAAAAACAAGGGCAAAGCAATACTCCCAACAAGTTTCACTCGATTGTGTTGTGGAAAACTCAGAATCAGCAAAACAAGAAACTACAAAATGGCAACCTGGTAGCGCTCAGGCGCAGTTCGGCATCAAGGGTTTAGATAAAGATTTTTTATGTAAAAAATTTTTATGGCTACCCGCTAACCATCATTCCTGGTGGAGATGCCAGTATTAAACCGAAACATCTCTCTTTCCTGATTGGAGGCACCGGCAAAATCTTAACGGCAACCTAAAAACAGTAATCAAAGGATGGAGATGTCGCACTCCCAGGCAGCCATCCGCTAAAAAACTGTAAATTAAAGGGGAAGAGTGGATGAACAACGGCAAAGTTAGAATCTACGAATTATCAAAGGAATTGAATTTGGATAACAAAGAGCTATTAGCAATTTGCGACCAGCTCAATATTGCGGTCAAAAGCCATAGCAGCACAATTTCAGAATCTGAGGCAGAACGTATCCGGACAGCTGCCGAAAAACTGGCAGCTACAAATGTGATGCCTAAAAAAGAACAAGGTTCATCCAGTCAGAAACCAAATTCACCACAAACTGGCTCTCGCAACCGACCTGCCCTACCTCACAAACAACAAATTTTGGAAATTCGTAAACCCAAAATATTGAGAAATCCTACCTCCAACGCCCCAGAGGCGTCAGTTGCTAATAATCCGATGGCTGCTGCTTCTGAAGTTAACCCCCCTGCACCTCCACGACCCTTCGCTACACCAGTCTCACCCATGAAGCCGACGGCACCAACTCGACCTGTACCCCGGAATCAATCAGAGACCGCAGTTGAACCTGTTGTAAAAGAGGCAGAACAAACGCCTTCAACAGAGGTAACGGAACAAATACCGGAAACAATAGCAGAAAAAAAACCGGAAAAAGTAGTTCCACCAAGACCAAAACAGGAAAAACCCACCAAACCACAACTGGTATCGCCACCTGCAAGACCTGCGGGGGAGAAATCTCAGGTGGTTATTGACCAGGAAAATCCCGCAGAAAAACCAATTCTCAAACGCGATCGCAGCGACGGGCCCAAGCCCAAAGTGGCTAAGCCAACGTCAGCAGAAACGCCACAAGCGCCAGTGCCAAAACAGGCTCGTACCACTCCCTCCCCTGCCAAACCAGAGCATCGAGGTAATAGACCTCCTGGCGCAGCACCAGGAGGAGATGGCCCTAGACCCAGTAGACCAGTACGCAGTTCGGAAGCTGTGGCAGCCATGCCCATAGCTACCCCCCCCAGAGCAATGCCAGGGGGGGCTGGAAAAACAGAGGTTGGGGACGAGGCGATCGCACCAGATCTCCTAGACCTCAAACGTCCAACACCACCTCGCATAGCCAAAGGTGGCAAAAAGTGGATTGAAGAAGAAATTATTGACGAGGTAAAAGAAAAAGCTGGCAAGGGAGCTGTTAAAGGCAAGCGAGTCAAGCCGATTCTAGATGACGATTTTGAAGAAGACGATCTTCTAGATGATGACGATCTAGACGCACCAGCGACTGTCCAAGTCAGCCTTTCCATCGCCCGTCCCCCCAAACCCAAGGCCGCTCGACCTGCACAGACAGCAGCTACAGCACTCTCCCATGCCCCAACCACTAGAGCGAAAAGAAGCAGTTCTAGCCGCGATCAAAACCGTCGCCAAGAAGTAGAAACCAAACGTGAGCGACCGGAAAAAGTGGTGGTCACAGGGCCAATGACAGTGCAAGAGCTGGCTGATCTATTGGCTGTTGCTGATACAGAGATTGTAAAAATCCTGTTCATCAAAAGCATGGCAGTGAGTATCACCCAAAACTTGGATATTCCCACAATTACTTTAGTAGCTAAAGAGCTAGAAGTAGAAGTGGAAACGGCCCAACCAGAAGCGGAAGCCCGTAAAGTCACTGAAATGATTGACGTGGCAGACCTAGAAAACCTCCATCGTCGTCCGCCAGTAGTGACAATTATGGGTCACGTAGACCACGGTAAAACTACCTTACTTGACTCAATTCGCAAAACCAAAGTTGCCGCTGGTGAGGCTGGTGGTATTACCCAGCACATTGGTGCATACCATGTGGATATCGAACATGAGGGTAACAAGCAGCAGATAGTATTCTTGGATACCCCTGGTCACGAAGCATTCACAGCCATGCGGGCACGAGGAGCCAGGGTGACAGACATTGCCGTTTTGGTAGTGGCTGCCGATGATGGTGTTCGTCCCCAAACCGTTGAAGCCATTAGCCATGCTCAAGCTGCCGAAGTGCCAATTGTAGTGGCAATCAACAAGATTGACAAAGAAGGGGCACAGCCAGAGCGTGTCAAACAAGAACTCACCCAATATGGTTTAACGCCAGAAGAATGGGGTGGTGAGACAATTATGGTTCCTGTGAGCGCCATCAAAGGTGAAAATCTAGATACGCTCCTAGAGATGATCCTGCTGGTAGCAGAAGTAGAAGAACTGAATGCCAACCCAGACAGGACTGCCAAAGGAACTGTAATTGAGGCACATCTGGATAAGGCAAAAGGAGCAGTTGCAACTCTGTTGATCCAGAACGGTACCTTACATGTAGGAGATATGCTGGTAGCAGGCTCGGCATTTGGAAAAGTGCGGGCAATGGTCGATGACAGAAGCAGAAGAGTAGACATTGCTAGTCCCTCCTTCGCAGTTGAAGTGCTGGGTTTAAGTGATGTCCCAGCCGCAGGCGATGATTTCGAGGTCTTCGAGAACGAAAAAGAAGCACGAGCCTTAGCAGGCAATCGCGCCGACAAACAACGCCTATCTCGCCTCTTACAAGGACGTGTCACCCTGACAACCCTCTCCGCTCAAGCACAAGAAGGCGAGTTGAAAGAACTCAACTTGATTTTGAAAGGAGATGTCCAAGGTTCAGTGGAAGCCATTGTGGGAGCGCTCAAGCAAATTCCGCAAAACGAAGTCCAAATTCGGATGTTGTTGGCTACTGCTGGAGAAATCACCGAGACAGATATCGACTTAGCCGCAGCCAGTAACGCTGTAATCATCGGCTTCAACACGACTTACGCTAGTGGAGCCAGACAAGCAGCTGATGAAGCAGGTGTAGATGTCCGGGAATACAACATCATTTACAAACTCTTAGAAGATATCCAAGGAGCCTTGGAAGGTCTCTTAGAGCCAGAATTGGTGGAAGAACCCCTGGGTCAAACCGAAGTTCGTGCCGTCTTCCCAGTTGGTCGTGGTGCCGTTGCCGGTTGCTACGTTCTATCAGGCAAGCTCGTCCGCAACTGCAAACTGCGGGTGCGTCGTAACGGTAAGGTAATCTATGAAGGCGTCCTAGACTCCCTCAAACGGATGAAAGAAGATGCCCGTGAAGTCAATGCCGGTTACGAATGCGGTATTGGTGTTGATAAATTCCATGACTGGGCTGAAGGTGACATCATCGAAGCCTACCAAATGGTGACAAAGCGTCGTACTCTCACATTGACAAAATAGTGCTGAGGGTCAAAAGGTTAGGAGTTAAGAGTTGCTAAGTTAGGAGTCAAAAAACTCATAACTCCTAACTCCTAACTCCTAACTTCTAACTTTAATATGCGCTCATTTCGCTCTGAACCTATCTTGTGGATTCATATCGCTGGATTAGCGATACTGCCAATTCTATTGGGAATGTGTTTATTGTTCCTGTCTGTGGGCAAGCCAGTGTTACCAGTGTGGATGGAACTATCCTTAGTTGGAATCATTGGCATTGTGCCACTATTGTGGATGCAGTTGCGTCGCCCTTTTTACATATTTGCTATCTTAGGAATAGCGCTCAAGCCAGAAAACCTGACTGAGCAGCAACGCAAAATTCTCTGCTTAACTAATACAAAGTTAAATCATGTACTGTCTGTTGTGGTAGCAATATTATCAATTGGGATACTGTGGCAGCTTTATCAAATTTCTCCACAGGTGATCAATTTAGTTAGTTTTCTACCCCAATGGCGCAGCTTAGGTTTAGTACTAGCTGCTTTGACCTTTTTAGCCAGCAATCTATTTTTACAAATTCCCGTGAGTGCAGCACGAATTTTAGTGACCAATGACACAGAATTTGCTGCCCTAGAACCATTATCTTTAGAAAAGATTAAGCAGGATTTCACGATTTTTGGGGTACGGGTTAATCAGATCTTGCCCCAGAGGACTGTTAAAATTGAAACTGAGGAATGAGGAAACTATGGCTAAAATTAGAGCTGCTAGCGATCGCCAATTTTCTCGTGATCCTGAAATATGGAATAATCTCAAAGACGCGATCGCTGCTAGTTCAGGTTTCCAGCGCTGGCAAGTGGAAAGTGTTGGTCAATTGCGAGAATTGCGTCTTGAACAACAGGTACAGCGTTATTTGCGGGAAACTTTAGAAACTTTAGCTTATTAAGAACCAATTACATCTGGTAGACTTGCTTGCAAGCGGCGGAGTTGACGGTAGGCACTTTCTAAACGGTCTGCTTCAATTTCCACTTCTGCTGCTGGATAATTTTGCAGAATTTCTAACAATGTTATTTGCTCATCAAGACTTGCAGAAGCTACGAAAGCAGAACGTAAAGCTTGCCGATCTCCTTGGCGAGATCTTGTGTGAATAACTTGATTTAATTCGTCTAATGTGGTAATACCAATTTCACTACTAAGAACTTTATCCAAAACTACAGGGCTGATTTTGATTGGTGTCGTCAGATACTGACGAATAATATTAGGGTCTTGTCCTGCTAAAAGTATTGTGACTTGGAGTAGAGTTGAGAGTTTGCCAGTTCGGGCAAAGGTAGATAACTCCTCTACTTGAATAGGCTGTCGTAGTATATTATACTTTAGGATTACTCGTTCAGCAGCTAAGGCAGGAGTGCCCAGGAGTAAAAAACAAGCACTGGCGACTGAAACTAAGGCTCGACGTAGCGGCAAAAAGTGAAAACGCATTTGCCTTAATTTTGCAAAGGTCTTTTTTTAAGATATCCACCACAATGAGTTGGAGCATCTGACTTGAGGTATCTACCTTTGGGGGGGTAGGGGTGCAGGGGTGCAGGGGTGCAGGGGTGCAGGGGAAGATGAGGGAGGTGGGGAGGTAAGCAAATATTATTATTCTTCCTCATCTTCCTCATCCCCCTCATCCCCCTCATCCCCCTCATCCCCCTCATCCCCCTCATCCCCCTCATCCCCCTCATCCCCCTCATCCCCCTCATCCCCCTCATCCCCCTCATCCCCCTCATCCCCCTCATCCCCCTCATCCCCCTCATCCCCCTCATTGTGCTTTGGTAAAATTTTGCAAACAAAACAAAATTAATTATGTGTTTTCTTGCGAAAGATAGCTGATTCTACGCTGGACATCAAGTATAGTTTGGCATGGGTTTTACAGCTACACAGCTGCTATATTGAACTCTGTTTAAACAACTTTTATTCAGCACATCACAGACACGAAAATGAAATACCGGGGTTTTCACAGTTCCTCAGCAAAAAATTTTCGCCCTCTTTTCAGTATTAATGTTGGTTCTAACTTACGCTTGCGAGCCGGACTATCGGCTTTGTTATTTGTTTGTACTGGATCTACGCTACTGCTTGGGGAAGCGAATGCTGAGATAGTCTCACCAATTGCTCCAACTTTAAGGGCGCAAGTGCCTACAACGGCAACAATTATTTATGTGAACTCAGCAACTGGTGCGGATACTGCTGGGGCTGGTGCAACGGCCGCAGCACCCTACAAAACTATTACCGCAGCCCTCAATCAAGCTCAAGCAGGTACAGTTATTCAACTGGCTGCTGGAACTTATAACGCGGAAGCAGGAGAAAAATTTCCACTCTTCCTTAAACCAGGCGTGACTTTGCAAGGTGATGAAAGCGGCAAAGGTCAGACAATCTTGATTACAGGCAGTGGTTTCTACACTAGTAAGACATTTGCTAGACAGGATATTACTATCCTTGCTGATAGAGATACAACTGTCACAGGTGTAAGTGTCACCAACCCGACTCAGCGGGGTACTGCTGTGTGGGTTGAATCAACTAATCCCACTATCAAAAACAGCACTTTTACTGGTAGTGGTAGAGAAGGTGTTTTTGTGACGGGTACGGGTAATCCCAAAATTGAGAATAATATCTTTGTGCAGAACAAGGGCAACGGGATTTCAATCGCTAAATCTGCCCAGGGTGAAGTTCGTAACAACTTATTTCAGGATACTGGTTTTGGTCTAGCGATCGGTGGCACATCCACACCTCTAGTTGCAGAAAATCAAATTCTCCAAAACAAAGTCGGTATTTTTATCTCAGAATCTGCTAAGCCTATACTGCGTAAAAATGTTATTCAGAACAACACGCAGGATGGTGTTGTGGCGACTGTGAAGGCTCTGCCAGACCTCGGTACTAATGAAGATCCAGGCGGCAATCTTATCCGTAGTAACACTCGTTATGATTTGAATAACGGTACTCAAAGCAATAGGATTGTTGCTATTGGTAACGATATCGATCAAAAAAAGATTTTTGGTCAAGTAGATTTTGTGGCTGCGACTGTTGAAACGCCGCCAGGTGGGCCTGTTGCTTTTAAAGATGTGCCGACAGGTTACTGGGCAAAAGGCTACATAGAGGCTTTAGCTTCCCAGAATATTATTGCTGGCTTTCCTGATGGCAGTTTTAAACCCAATGAACCCGTAACCCGTGCCCAATTCGCCACTATTATTACTAAAGCTTTAACGCCACCAGCCAAACGCTCAGCAATTGAGTTTAAGGATGTGAAAAGCAATTTTTGGGCTTACGCTGCAATTCAATCTGCCTACCAAAGTCAATTTGTTACTGGTTATCCCGATGGTAGCTTTAAACCACAGCAGCAAATTCCCAGAGTGCAGGCTTTAGTAGCTTTAGCTAATGGTCTGGGCTTAAATGCAAATAGCGAGAGTGTAATTAATTTTTACACTGATGCTGCTCAGATTCCTAATTATGCGATCGCTCCCATAGCAGCCGCAACAGCACGGCAACTAGTGATCAACTATCCCACAGTTAAGCAACTTAATCCTAATCGGGAAGCGACTAGGGCAGAAGTTGCTGCCTTTGTTTACCAAGCATTAGTTAATGCTGGACGCGCCCAACCAATTCCCTCAACCTATTTGGTAACAGTTCAGTAAATCCCTTTTGGGTAAACTAAAAGCGCCAAGATTAACGATTTGTTAGTCTTGGCGCTTTTAGCAATGTGAGTTTTTTTAACTCTAGGGTCTTTAAGTATAGGCGACCCCATCTAAATGTGTAGATTTATATTTAGGGTCTTTATATTTGCTGACCCCGTTTAAACAATTATTAGTTTCTCAGAAATTTTTACATTTTCAGATTTCATAATATTTTTTTTATGTTTTCTCTCTTTATGTTTGGAAGTTTGTAAATTAGTTAATTTTTTTGAATAATATAAATATATATAAAGGTTTATTAAAGGTTTAGTAAAACAAAATAACTTTCTAAGCTCACAAGTAATTGTATAGCAATAGCCAAGGTGGTTAGGACATGAACAGATGATAAAACCTAGACACAAAAAGGCTTTTCACCCAGTCCCCAGTCCCCAGTCCCCAGCTATATTTATCTAAGGTCGTTTTTGGCGACGTTGTTCCCAGCGCCACAGAAAGACCATTAGAGCAATGACCCCTACTTGCAGAGCCAAGTTAGGTAAAGCGTTTTCAATATTTCTTCCAGCAAGCACTTGAAAAAAGAAGACAAATGTGCCTATAAAACCAGAAGCGCCGCAAGCGAGATAAATAAATTGTCGCAAGCCACGATAGGGAGTTGCCATTTCTGCTTTCAGGCGGGCATATTGTTCAGGATTAAGACGGTTTTTAGGATTTTGTTCTACCATAGGATTAATTATGCTATAATTTTTAACCGTGTGTGCCGATGTGGCTCAGTGGTAGAGCACTCGATTCGTAATCGAGCGGTC
Above is a window of Nostoc sp. UHCC 0702 DNA encoding:
- a CDS encoding DUF1565 domain-containing protein — protein: MKYRGFHSSSAKNFRPLFSINVGSNLRLRAGLSALLFVCTGSTLLLGEANAEIVSPIAPTLRAQVPTTATIIYVNSATGADTAGAGATAAAPYKTITAALNQAQAGTVIQLAAGTYNAEAGEKFPLFLKPGVTLQGDESGKGQTILITGSGFYTSKTFARQDITILADRDTTVTGVSVTNPTQRGTAVWVESTNPTIKNSTFTGSGREGVFVTGTGNPKIENNIFVQNKGNGISIAKSAQGEVRNNLFQDTGFGLAIGGTSTPLVAENQILQNKVGIFISESAKPILRKNVIQNNTQDGVVATVKALPDLGTNEDPGGNLIRSNTRYDLNNGTQSNRIVAIGNDIDQKKIFGQVDFVAATVETPPGGPVAFKDVPTGYWAKGYIEALASQNIIAGFPDGSFKPNEPVTRAQFATIITKALTPPAKRSAIEFKDVKSNFWAYAAIQSAYQSQFVTGYPDGSFKPQQQIPRVQALVALANGLGLNANSESVINFYTDAAQIPNYAIAPIAAATARQLVINYPTVKQLNPNREATRAEVAAFVYQALVNAGRAQPIPSTYLVTVQ
- a CDS encoding DUF3493 domain-containing protein, with product MVEQNPKNRLNPEQYARLKAEMATPYRGLRQFIYLACGASGFIGTFVFFFQVLAGRNIENALPNLALQVGVIALMVFLWRWEQRRQKRP
- the nusA gene encoding transcription termination factor NusA: MSMVTLPGLKELIESISRERNLPRLAVQSAIREALLKGYERYRRAQNMERKQFDEDYFDNFEVELDIDGEGFRVLSTKTIVEQVSNTDHQISLDEVQQVAPEAQLGDSVVLDVTPDQGEFGRMAAMQTKQVLAQKLRDQQRQMVQEEFQDLESTVLQARVLRFERQSVILAVTSGFGQPEVEAELPKREQLPNDNYRANATFKVYLKKVSQGQQRGPQLLVSRADAGLVVYLFANEVPEIEDEVVRIVAVAREANPPSRYVGPRTKIAVDTLERDVDPVGACIGARGSRIQVVVNELRGEKIDVIRWSPDPATYIANALSPARVDEVRLMDPETRQTHVLVAEDQLSLAIGKEGQNVRLAARLTGWKIDIKDKAKYDYAGEDAKFTAARAKYQLELEEEEFEEDDLEEDDIELEDEDDNSEELEDDSLDGSEEE
- a CDS encoding alpha/beta hydrolase, which translates into the protein MRFHFLPLRRALVSVASACFLLLGTPALAAERVILKYNILRQPIQVEELSTFARTGKLSTLLQVTILLAGQDPNIIRQYLTTPIKISPVVLDKVLSSEIGITTLDELNQVIHTRSRQGDRQALRSAFVASASLDEQITLLEILQNYPAAEVEIEADRLESAYRQLRRLQASLPDVIGS
- a CDS encoding YlxR family protein, which translates into the protein MKPNYRRCISCRRVSLKQDFWRIVRVFPSGNVQLDQGMGRSAYICPQLSCLQAAQKKNRLGRSLHAAVPETLYQTLWQRLAPSNPQNKI
- a CDS encoding low-complexity tail membrane protein, with translation MRSFRSEPILWIHIAGLAILPILLGMCLLFLSVGKPVLPVWMELSLVGIIGIVPLLWMQLRRPFYIFAILGIALKPENLTEQQRKILCLTNTKLNHVLSVVVAILSIGILWQLYQISPQVINLVSFLPQWRSLGLVLAALTFLASNLFLQIPVSAARILVTNDTEFAALEPLSLEKIKQDFTIFGVRVNQILPQRTVKIETEE
- the infB gene encoding translation initiation factor IF-2 codes for the protein MNNGKVRIYELSKELNLDNKELLAICDQLNIAVKSHSSTISESEAERIRTAAEKLAATNVMPKKEQGSSSQKPNSPQTGSRNRPALPHKQQILEIRKPKILRNPTSNAPEASVANNPMAAASEVNPPAPPRPFATPVSPMKPTAPTRPVPRNQSETAVEPVVKEAEQTPSTEVTEQIPETIAEKKPEKVVPPRPKQEKPTKPQLVSPPARPAGEKSQVVIDQENPAEKPILKRDRSDGPKPKVAKPTSAETPQAPVPKQARTTPSPAKPEHRGNRPPGAAPGGDGPRPSRPVRSSEAVAAMPIATPPRAMPGGAGKTEVGDEAIAPDLLDLKRPTPPRIAKGGKKWIEEEIIDEVKEKAGKGAVKGKRVKPILDDDFEEDDLLDDDDLDAPATVQVSLSIARPPKPKAARPAQTAATALSHAPTTRAKRSSSSRDQNRRQEVETKRERPEKVVVTGPMTVQELADLLAVADTEIVKILFIKSMAVSITQNLDIPTITLVAKELEVEVETAQPEAEARKVTEMIDVADLENLHRRPPVVTIMGHVDHGKTTLLDSIRKTKVAAGEAGGITQHIGAYHVDIEHEGNKQQIVFLDTPGHEAFTAMRARGARVTDIAVLVVAADDGVRPQTVEAISHAQAAEVPIVVAINKIDKEGAQPERVKQELTQYGLTPEEWGGETIMVPVSAIKGENLDTLLEMILLVAEVEELNANPDRTAKGTVIEAHLDKAKGAVATLLIQNGTLHVGDMLVAGSAFGKVRAMVDDRSRRVDIASPSFAVEVLGLSDVPAAGDDFEVFENEKEARALAGNRADKQRLSRLLQGRVTLTTLSAQAQEGELKELNLILKGDVQGSVEAIVGALKQIPQNEVQIRMLLATAGEITETDIDLAAASNAVIIGFNTTYASGARQAADEAGVDVREYNIIYKLLEDIQGALEGLLEPELVEEPLGQTEVRAVFPVGRGAVAGCYVLSGKLVRNCKLRVRRNGKVIYEGVLDSLKRMKEDAREVNAGYECGIGVDKFHDWAEGDIIEAYQMVTKRRTLTLTK